A genomic segment from Montipora foliosa isolate CH-2021 chromosome 9, ASM3666993v2, whole genome shotgun sequence encodes:
- the LOC137969639 gene encoding LOW QUALITY PROTEIN: inward rectifier potassium channel 2-like (The sequence of the model RefSeq protein was modified relative to this genomic sequence to represent the inferred CDS: inserted 1 base in 1 codon): MGVFGDRRDSVELIEVKIQQSNGTSDPRDNETTAACQKSRMRRVFSPKRGTETRRLVGKQGRLKVVASQVXKKHGMYLSDLFTTMIDSRWRWITFVYILMYSGSWLLFGLFWWLLTYYRGENLCVDNVDSFTSAFLFSLETQTTIGYGGRQITPDCPEAVLLLNVQSLIGFIIGAFMLGLIFGKLSRPKNRAETILFSRHAVVALRDGKMCLMFRVGDVRKSQILEAHVRVQLFRKRITREGLELPFYQQNLPVGVDWLCEENQLDSILFLIMPLTIVHVIDENSPFYEMQPQELSDCDFEIVVVLEGTVEATSMLVQARTSYVAGEILWGHEFISTTDESNWKSGRYRVDFSKFDDTRAVPDTPQISAKDYYEGKMFRTMSESSLTSDNTQEDGDQDSDALERINIEIP, encoded by the exons ATGGGTGTCTTTGGTGACCGTCGGGATAGCGTGGAGCTCATTGAGGTGAAAATACAGCAGTCGAACGGGACAAGTGACCCCAGAGACAATGAAACAACGGCCGCGTGTCAAAAAAGCAGGATGAGGAGAGTTTTCTCGCCGAAACGTGGAACTGAGACACGTCGACTAGTTGGAAAACAAGGCCGATTAAAAGTTGTCGCATCACAGG CCAAAAAACATGGCATGTACCTCTCGGATTTATTTACAACTATGATTGATTCGAGATGGCGGTGGATAACCTTTGTGTACATTTTAATGTATTCTGGTAGCTGgcttttgtttggtttattttgGTGGCTCCTAACTTATTACCGTGGGGAGAATTTATGCGTGGACAACGTTGACTCCTTCACGAGCGCTTTCCTCTTCTCACTGGAAACACAAACAACAATTGGCTATGGAGGTCGACAAATTACGCCTGACTGCCCCGAAGCTGTTCTTTTACTGAACGTGCAGTCGTTAATCGGCTTTATTATCGGTGCGTTTATGCTGGGTCTTATTTTCGGAAAGCTTTCGCGACCAAAAAATCGTGCAGAGACAATTCTCTTCTCTCGACACGCAGTTGTTGCACTACGAGATGGGAAAATGTGTTTGATGTTTCGAGTTGGGGATGTTCGTAAAAGTCAAATACTGGAAGCCCACGTTCGAGTGCAACTTTTTAGGAAACGAATCACCAGAGAGGGTTTGGAATTACCATTTTATCAACAGAATTTGCCAGTTGGGGTCGACTGGTTGTGCGAGGAGAATCAGTTGGATAGCATACTTTTTCTCATCATGCCACTCACAATAGTTCACGTCATTGATGAAAACAGCCCCTTTTACGAAATGCAACCTCAAGAACTTTCCGACTGTGATTTCGAAATCGTTGTAGTTCTGGAAGGTACAGTAGAGGCGACCAGCATGCTTGTACAAGCTAGGACATCTTATGTTGCAGGTGAAATACTGTGGGGTCACGAGTTTATCAGCACCACGGATGAAAGCAATTGGAAGTCAGGTCGCTATAGGGTGGATTTTTCAAAGTTTGACGATACTCGAGCTGTGCCCGATACTCCTCAAATTTCTGCAAAGGACTACTACGaaggaaaaatgtttagaaCGATGTCCGAATCCTC